One window of the Marinilactibacillus sp. Marseille-P9653 genome contains the following:
- a CDS encoding Gfo/Idh/MocA family protein, with translation MKKFGWAYIGCGGIAQGTAKELVQTEDNQIVSVWNRTRSKADAFVEEFGGTVYATAEEAINAPEVEGIYVNVNGDQHGYYTELAIKNGKAVLCEKPFTINEQEAKEVFKHATEQDVYVSEAMWTWHNETALKVKEWIHSGAIGEVVSADSAFEVSLLNYTDNPRLTTPSMLGGALMDLGVYNIRYSYELFGLPESIQCEGEMHEVDYKEDIVFRYPSFEVTMKVSMKEDGGHFFNIKGTKGSIVVPQFHMAQEAVLTTDEGEGKFQASEDLLYGKQFSNVAQEIRSGRKEGEYVSSKSTIEVMGLLDECRNQMGLVYPQEMDKE, from the coding sequence ATGAAAAAATTTGGATGGGCTTATATTGGTTGTGGCGGAATTGCTCAAGGTACAGCAAAAGAACTGGTTCAAACAGAAGACAACCAGATTGTTTCTGTATGGAATAGAACAAGATCTAAGGCTGATGCATTTGTAGAAGAGTTTGGTGGGACAGTATATGCGACAGCTGAAGAGGCGATTAATGCGCCAGAAGTTGAAGGCATTTACGTCAATGTGAACGGAGATCAACATGGTTATTATACAGAATTGGCTATCAAAAATGGAAAAGCGGTTCTTTGCGAGAAGCCTTTTACAATCAATGAACAAGAAGCTAAAGAGGTCTTTAAGCACGCTACAGAACAAGATGTTTACGTCTCAGAAGCGATGTGGACTTGGCACAACGAGACTGCTCTAAAAGTGAAAGAATGGATCCATTCTGGAGCAATAGGGGAAGTTGTCTCAGCTGATAGTGCATTTGAAGTCTCCTTACTTAACTATACAGATAATCCAAGACTAACAACACCTTCGATGCTTGGTGGTGCATTAATGGATTTAGGTGTATACAATATCAGATATAGCTACGAGCTATTTGGGTTACCTGAATCGATTCAATGTGAAGGGGAAATGCACGAGGTAGATTATAAAGAAGATATCGTATTCCGCTATCCAAGCTTCGAAGTAACTATGAAGGTTTCAATGAAAGAAGATGGTGGACACTTTTTCAATATAAAAGGAACGAAAGGTTCAATAGTCGTCCCTCAGTTCCATATGGCTCAAGAGGCCGTATTGACAACAGATGAGGGAGAGGGAAAATTTCAGGCGAGTGAAGATTTGCTATATGGTAAACAATTTTCAAATGTTGCTCAAGAAATTCGCTCTGGAAGAAAAGAAGGGGAATACGTATCATCTAAAAGTACCATTGAAGTCATGGGCTTATTAGATGAATGTCGTAATCAAATGGGACTTGTTTATCCACAAGAAATGGATAAAGAATAG
- a CDS encoding potassium channel family protein, which yields MTLLKKYYDPVIIVLALFSVCLVVLDILSVLNLTHSPFKEIDRIILSLFALDYFGRFFASKNKVTFFNSNLFDLIAIIPLNSVFAMFRLARLFRITRLTRISRLGRFSRMMRLTRMIGLIGKATRHLKRFFNTNGFSYMLYAGGIMLLIGAFVYSITENVSFIDALWWAFVTSTTVGYGDISPTTPFGRLAAMMLMLTGIGLFGALTSIITSFFMNTNEEEVIDQSKAIQELNDKISLLLVKMDQLEDKNHPS from the coding sequence TTGACTCTACTTAAGAAGTATTATGATCCTGTGATCATTGTTCTCGCACTTTTTTCTGTTTGTTTGGTCGTTTTGGATATCTTATCCGTACTTAATTTAACGCATTCCCCTTTTAAAGAGATTGATAGAATCATCCTATCACTATTTGCTCTAGACTATTTTGGTAGGTTCTTTGCTTCTAAAAACAAAGTCACTTTTTTTAATTCTAATTTGTTTGACTTGATCGCGATTATTCCTTTAAATTCTGTATTTGCCATGTTCAGACTAGCCAGATTATTTAGAATCACTCGTTTAACTAGAATTTCTCGCTTAGGCCGATTTTCTAGAATGATGAGATTGACTCGAATGATTGGACTGATTGGCAAAGCTACAAGGCACTTAAAACGATTCTTCAATACGAATGGCTTTTCTTACATGTTATACGCCGGTGGTATTATGCTCTTAATCGGTGCGTTTGTTTATTCTATAACGGAAAATGTTTCTTTTATCGATGCTTTATGGTGGGCTTTTGTGACTTCTACAACTGTTGGATACGGAGACATCTCTCCCACTACTCCTTTTGGTAGATTAGCCGCTATGATGTTGATGCTGACTGGTATCGGATTATTTGGTGCACTAACTAGCATCATTACTTCTTTTTTCATGAATACTAACGAAGAAGAGGTCATAGATCAAAGTAAAGCAATCCAAGAATTAAATGATAAAATTAGTTTGCTGCTCGTTAAAATGGATCAATTAGAAGATAAAAATCATCCTTCTTGA
- a CDS encoding LysR family transcriptional regulator produces the protein MNLKQLEYFLTIVEEGQITAAAKKLHIAQPPLSYQLRLLEEDLGVQLMKRGSRKITLTPAGELLKQRAEQIFSLTTATNREMELFKKGNAGTLSIGTISSSSTVIPNQSILSFASRYPNIQFDIHEGNSYEVIEMLEKGVIDVGIVRTPFKKSGLEIRYAKSEPIVAVFPEGQHHGKHKNLIELIELYDQPLIIYRRFEELIHDAFEKEQITPSIRCRNDDARTTLNWTKSGFGIGIVPLSALTAQDKIEMTYKEIDAKELQTQMAVVWKSDRQHIPLVLEFIESFAKSIESI, from the coding sequence ATGAATTTGAAACAATTAGAATATTTTCTTACGATCGTAGAAGAAGGCCAGATTACAGCTGCGGCTAAGAAACTTCATATAGCACAACCGCCATTAAGTTATCAGCTTCGCTTACTTGAAGAAGATCTCGGAGTACAATTAATGAAAAGAGGTTCAAGAAAGATTACCTTGACGCCGGCAGGAGAATTACTGAAACAAAGAGCTGAACAAATTTTTTCTCTAACAACTGCTACGAATCGAGAGATGGAACTATTTAAAAAGGGAAATGCGGGAACATTATCAATCGGGACCATCTCTTCATCTAGTACCGTCATTCCGAACCAGTCTATCTTATCGTTTGCTAGTCGATATCCAAATATTCAATTCGATATTCATGAAGGCAATAGTTACGAAGTAATCGAGATGCTTGAAAAAGGTGTGATTGATGTTGGTATCGTTAGAACACCATTTAAAAAGAGTGGTTTAGAAATCCGGTATGCAAAGTCCGAGCCGATTGTAGCTGTTTTCCCTGAAGGACAGCACCACGGGAAACACAAAAATCTAATCGAACTAATTGAATTGTATGACCAACCATTAATCATCTACAGACGATTTGAAGAATTGATTCATGACGCTTTTGAAAAAGAACAAATCACCCCTTCGATAAGATGTAGAAATGACGATGCAAGAACGACATTAAACTGGACGAAATCTGGTTTTGGTATTGGAATTGTTCCCTTATCCGCTTTAACTGCTCAAGACAAAATAGAAATGACTTACAAAGAAATTGATGCCAAAGAGCTTCAGACTCAAATGGCAGTTGTTTGGAAAAGTGATCGTCAGCATATACCTCTTGTACTGGAATTTATCGAATCGTTTGCAAAGTCTATTGAATCTATATAA
- a CDS encoding ABC transporter ATP-binding protein codes for MIRLLKYAKKNQMYAYLGAIAKLLEAVFELFLPILLARLIDKGINAGDTDYVIRVGGLMLILSVVGFAFAMACQYSSSIASQSFGTELREVLIKKINTFSHKEIDDFGSSTLITRVTNDVNQLQLALAMLIRLVIRAPFLSVGSIIMAIYISPRLALVFAVLLPIFAIILGIIMWITVPLYKRVQLKLDQMAQTVSENMSGVRVIRSFARRRYEAKRSTENSEQLSKANILVNNLSALMTPATTFVMNIGIMVILYIGAIQTNNGALFQGEVLALINYMNQMLLALIVVANLVVIFTKSQASASRINEVLDATVSIENSTGTYTLEDVHDQPQTVIRFDHVSFDYDADAADAFSDIDFSVPVGKVLGITGPTGSGKSTLINLIPRFYDATKGKISVYDEDVTHFQLKELRNLIGFVPQRNTLFSGTIAENLRWGKADATDEELYEALRIAQMEEFVRGMPNGLESPVSENGKNFSGGQQQRLTIARALVSKPKIIILDDSLSALDYETDYNLRESLKGIKDATVIIVSQRISSIQSADQILVMNNGQLEGSGTHDALLESSETYNEIYKSQTDPSSTILKEEEKI; via the coding sequence TTGATAAGATTACTTAAATACGCAAAAAAGAACCAGATGTATGCATACTTGGGCGCGATAGCTAAATTACTGGAAGCAGTATTTGAATTATTCCTGCCAATTTTATTAGCAAGACTGATTGATAAAGGAATAAATGCTGGAGATACAGATTACGTGATTAGAGTAGGTGGACTGATGCTCATACTTTCTGTAGTTGGATTTGCCTTTGCTATGGCCTGTCAATATTCTTCATCAATCGCTTCGCAAAGTTTTGGTACAGAACTACGAGAGGTTCTAATCAAAAAAATCAATACATTCTCTCACAAGGAAATTGATGACTTTGGATCTTCAACATTAATTACGCGAGTGACAAATGATGTCAACCAGCTTCAACTAGCTCTGGCAATGTTGATACGTCTAGTCATCAGAGCACCATTCTTAAGTGTAGGGTCGATTATTATGGCTATCTACATCAGTCCGAGATTGGCGCTTGTGTTTGCGGTACTGTTACCGATTTTTGCCATTATACTAGGGATTATCATGTGGATCACTGTACCTTTATATAAAAGGGTACAGCTGAAACTGGACCAAATGGCCCAAACGGTTAGTGAAAACATGAGCGGTGTTCGAGTGATTCGTTCGTTCGCTAGAAGACGATATGAAGCGAAACGTTCAACTGAAAACAGTGAGCAATTATCTAAAGCCAATATTCTTGTAAATAATTTGTCTGCTTTAATGACACCTGCGACAACCTTTGTTATGAATATCGGTATAATGGTTATTTTATATATCGGAGCAATTCAGACAAATAATGGCGCTTTGTTCCAAGGTGAAGTTTTAGCTTTGATCAATTACATGAATCAAATGCTTTTAGCGTTGATTGTTGTAGCGAACTTAGTCGTGATTTTTACAAAATCACAGGCATCTGCTTCAAGAATCAATGAGGTATTGGATGCGACGGTGAGCATCGAAAATTCTACTGGTACGTATACGTTAGAAGACGTTCATGATCAACCACAAACTGTCATTAGATTTGATCATGTGTCATTTGATTATGATGCAGATGCAGCTGATGCATTTTCGGATATTGATTTCTCTGTGCCTGTTGGGAAAGTCCTTGGAATTACAGGTCCTACAGGTAGTGGTAAGAGTACACTAATCAATTTGATTCCTCGTTTTTACGATGCGACAAAAGGAAAAATTTCTGTTTATGATGAGGATGTTACACACTTCCAGTTAAAAGAACTGAGAAATCTGATTGGATTTGTACCTCAAAGAAATACCTTATTCAGTGGAACCATTGCTGAAAATCTTAGATGGGGAAAAGCAGATGCAACGGATGAAGAATTATACGAAGCACTGCGGATTGCTCAAATGGAAGAGTTCGTCAGAGGGATGCCAAATGGCTTAGAGTCGCCAGTATCAGAAAACGGTAAAAACTTCTCTGGTGGACAGCAGCAAAGGCTGACGATTGCTAGAGCACTGGTTTCTAAACCCAAAATCATTATTTTAGATGACTCATTAAGTGCATTAGACTATGAAACAGATTATAACTTACGTGAAAGTCTGAAAGGCATTAAAGACGCAACGGTCATTATTGTTTCTCAGAGAATTAGCTCGATCCAATCAGCTGACCAAATTCTTGTAATGAACAATGGTCAACTAGAAGGCAGTGGCACCCACGATGCCTTACTTGAAAGTTCTGAAACTTACAATGAAATTTACAAATCACAAACAGATCCGTCATCGACAATATTGAAGGAGGAAGAAAAAATATGA
- a CDS encoding ABC transporter ATP-binding protein, which translates to MKKNKIHPSDLKRLTGYLKNYKIIAIVALIFGIVSGVGTVASTFLIGLSIDTLVGAGEVDFTGLYRVLVWLGVAYLVTVLSQWLVRVLSNQVSFKIVRDLRVDTFYKLNQLPLSFFDRTSHGNVVSRFTNDLESLSEALVLILSNLFTGVIIILASLAFMLYLSPILTLVIVLITPLFFLVGWLVAKYSQKYFTKQQNILGNLSGYASEMITGQKVVKAFGYEAEMEKTFQGMNLDLYNWGQKAQFTSSVTNPASRFIDHIAYLLIGVVGGLLVINGTGAVTIGTISSFVIYSSQFSKPFIEISGIMTQVQTAIAGLSRIFKIIDTPVERQDKPDAIVLDKPQGKVDFKDVTFSYDPKTTLIEDLTISVEPGETVAIVGQTGAGKSTLINLLMRFYELDKGTIEIDGIDSTKYTRDSLRTSFGMVLQDTWLFNGTVKENIRYGKPDATDEEIIEAAKSAYAHSFIERLPKGYDTKLGNKGISLSTGQQQLLTIARVMLADPPMLILDEATSSVDTLTEIRIQTAFLKMMDGRTSFVIAHRLSTIREADVILVMDKGNVVEVGNHDELMKEKGYYYRLHESQFK; encoded by the coding sequence ATGAAAAAGAATAAAATTCATCCTTCAGATTTAAAAAGACTAACTGGATATTTAAAAAATTATAAGATCATTGCAATAGTTGCTTTGATCTTTGGGATCGTTTCAGGAGTCGGAACGGTAGCGTCTACTTTCTTGATTGGTCTTAGTATTGATACACTGGTCGGCGCAGGAGAGGTGGACTTCACCGGTTTATACCGTGTATTGGTCTGGTTAGGTGTCGCTTATCTAGTGACCGTATTGTCTCAGTGGCTAGTAAGAGTCTTATCTAATCAAGTTTCCTTTAAAATTGTTAGAGATTTACGTGTAGATACATTCTACAAACTGAACCAGCTTCCCTTGAGCTTTTTTGACCGTACAAGTCACGGGAATGTCGTTAGCCGTTTCACAAATGATCTAGAAAGTTTATCAGAAGCATTGGTACTAATTTTGAGTAACTTATTTACTGGTGTTATTATCATTCTAGCTTCATTAGCCTTTATGTTATATTTAAGCCCAATCCTGACCCTAGTCATTGTGCTTATTACACCACTATTCTTCTTGGTAGGATGGTTAGTAGCAAAATATTCCCAGAAATATTTCACGAAACAACAGAATATCTTAGGGAACTTATCTGGTTATGCTTCAGAGATGATTACGGGGCAGAAAGTCGTTAAAGCTTTCGGTTATGAAGCAGAGATGGAAAAAACCTTTCAAGGAATGAATTTGGATTTATATAACTGGGGACAGAAAGCACAGTTCACTTCTTCTGTAACCAATCCTGCAAGTCGTTTTATCGATCATATTGCATACTTGTTGATTGGTGTTGTCGGTGGGTTGCTGGTTATTAATGGTACTGGGGCTGTAACAATCGGTACGATATCAAGTTTCGTTATCTATTCTTCGCAATTCTCGAAACCATTTATCGAAATCTCAGGTATCATGACGCAAGTCCAAACTGCCATAGCAGGACTAAGTAGAATCTTTAAGATTATTGATACGCCTGTTGAAAGACAAGATAAACCAGATGCGATTGTCCTAGATAAACCTCAGGGTAAAGTAGATTTCAAAGATGTTACATTCTCTTATGATCCTAAGACAACCTTAATTGAAGATTTAACAATTTCAGTTGAACCTGGAGAGACTGTTGCAATCGTAGGGCAAACCGGAGCAGGGAAATCGACATTGATCAACCTTCTAATGCGTTTTTACGAATTGGATAAAGGAACGATTGAAATTGATGGTATAGATAGTACGAAATATACTCGAGACAGTTTGAGAACGAGCTTTGGTATGGTTCTTCAAGATACTTGGCTGTTCAACGGAACCGTGAAAGAAAATATTCGTTACGGTAAACCGGATGCTACGGATGAAGAAATTATTGAAGCGGCCAAATCTGCTTATGCTCATTCCTTTATCGAACGTCTCCCTAAAGGCTATGATACAAAATTAGGGAACAAAGGGATTTCTCTTTCGACTGGTCAGCAGCAATTACTGACCATCGCAAGAGTTATGCTAGCAGATCCACCAATGCTGATTTTGGATGAAGCAACGAGTTCGGTGGATACGCTGACTGAAATCAGAATCCAGACAGCCTTCTTGAAAATGATGGATGGAAGAACAAGTTTTGTTATTGCACATAGACTTTCAACTATTCGAGAAGCAGATGTCATCTTAGTTATGGATAAAGGTAATGTAGTAGAAGTCGGAAATCACGATGAGCTGATGAAAGAAAAAGGCTATTACTACAGACTACATGAATCACAATTTAAATAA
- a CDS encoding MgtC/SapB family protein, translating to MVFTNVELLLRLLIAASLGGIIGYERELKGRDAGIRTHTLVSLGAAIITLTQLEASQWVIEFARDNTDLAPIVTTDITRLTAQIVNGIGFLGAGTIIVSKRSVTGLTTAASIWAVASLGISAGMGYYFMAISSTLIMLLVLRTVKSVFKIERTKQLEVRYVNRDQTLRYLENCFKENHISVVSTDHSITYRDDGTSVCRDLYTLHLPVKFNMMKFIAVLGDSNNIFEINTIKTTLDN from the coding sequence ATGGTATTCACTAATGTGGAATTACTATTGAGACTTTTAATCGCCGCTTCTCTAGGTGGCATTATTGGTTACGAACGAGAATTAAAAGGACGCGATGCGGGGATACGTACCCATACACTCGTTAGTTTAGGCGCTGCAATTATTACACTAACGCAGTTAGAAGCTAGTCAATGGGTCATAGAATTTGCTAGAGATAACACAGATCTCGCACCAATCGTCACAACCGATATTACTCGACTGACTGCACAAATTGTTAATGGGATTGGATTTTTAGGTGCTGGTACAATTATTGTGAGCAAACGAAGCGTTACTGGCCTAACCACAGCTGCTTCTATCTGGGCGGTAGCTAGTTTAGGGATTTCCGCGGGTATGGGTTATTATTTTATGGCCATTTCCAGTACCCTGATTATGTTACTCGTTTTAAGAACCGTCAAAAGTGTATTTAAAATTGAACGAACAAAGCAATTAGAAGTCCGTTATGTAAATAGAGACCAAACCTTAAGGTACTTGGAGAACTGTTTCAAAGAAAATCATATTAGCGTTGTTTCGACTGATCACTCCATAACGTATCGCGATGATGGTACGTCTGTCTGTCGAGATTTGTACACACTTCATCTTCCAGTGAAGTTCAATATGATGAAATTTATTGCTGTTCTTGGTGACAGCAATAATATCTTTGAAATCAATACGATTAAAACAACCCTGGATAATTAA
- the rsxC gene encoding electron transport complex subunit RsxC, with protein MQFSFMRKQGGSHPEEKKDKTRKLPIVDATVPKVLIFPVSMHIGAPAKPIVEVGDKVKVGQMIAEAGGFISANIYSSVSGEVIAVEKRPSTGGDIDSVIIKNDFEYTKDEPIVEPGRSMDMTDDEIVETVRKAGIVGMGGATFPTAVKLSPPPGMTIDTLIINGAECEPYSTSDNRVMIEYSEEIVNGINVIRKLFPKLKKVYIGIEDNKPNALKAMEEATKNYRDVIVQPLKTMYPQGSEKNLIQTMTGREVPPGGLPAEVRCVVMNTSTLRACYRACEYGEPLTERIVSVSGTPIKEPKNLRVKIGTPMDSLIEDCGGFSEVPGKVLSGGPMMGKPVSDLGISIIKGTTAITVLTPAEADEGEEKDCIMCSECLNVCPVSLQPILISDAFDRGNLQKAKELGAMDCIECGNCSFICPSKIPLLDNIRAAKAAIKEQEAG; from the coding sequence ATGCAGTTTTCTTTTATGAGAAAACAGGGTGGATCACATCCTGAAGAGAAAAAAGACAAAACCAGGAAACTCCCAATTGTAGACGCGACCGTTCCTAAAGTATTGATTTTTCCAGTATCTATGCATATTGGAGCACCTGCTAAACCCATTGTGGAAGTTGGCGATAAAGTTAAAGTGGGTCAAATGATTGCTGAAGCTGGGGGATTTATTTCTGCCAACATTTATTCTTCTGTATCAGGAGAAGTGATTGCAGTTGAAAAAAGACCTTCCACAGGTGGGGACATCGATTCAGTGATTATTAAAAATGACTTCGAGTATACAAAAGATGAACCGATTGTGGAACCAGGTAGATCAATGGATATGACAGATGATGAAATTGTTGAAACAGTTCGTAAAGCAGGGATCGTAGGAATGGGTGGAGCAACTTTTCCAACGGCAGTAAAATTAAGTCCGCCACCAGGAATGACAATTGATACGTTGATTATCAATGGCGCTGAGTGTGAACCATATTCGACCTCAGATAATCGTGTGATGATTGAATATTCTGAAGAAATTGTGAATGGAATCAACGTGATTAGAAAATTATTCCCCAAACTTAAAAAAGTTTACATTGGGATTGAGGACAATAAACCAAATGCACTGAAAGCAATGGAAGAAGCGACAAAAAATTACCGCGATGTAATCGTTCAGCCTTTAAAAACCATGTATCCACAAGGGTCAGAAAAGAACCTGATTCAAACGATGACAGGTAGAGAAGTACCACCAGGTGGACTACCAGCGGAAGTGCGTTGTGTGGTCATGAATACATCTACACTTCGAGCTTGTTACCGAGCATGTGAATATGGAGAGCCACTGACTGAAAGAATCGTTTCCGTTTCAGGTACGCCAATCAAGGAACCAAAGAATCTACGTGTGAAAATCGGTACGCCGATGGATTCTTTGATTGAAGACTGCGGAGGTTTTTCTGAAGTACCAGGAAAAGTTTTGTCTGGAGGGCCTATGATGGGGAAACCTGTATCTGATCTAGGAATCTCAATCATCAAAGGAACAACAGCAATCACAGTCCTGACTCCAGCAGAAGCAGATGAAGGCGAAGAAAAGGACTGTATCATGTGTTCAGAATGCCTAAATGTTTGTCCGGTTAGTTTACAGCCTATTCTAATCAGTGATGCATTTGATCGAGGAAATTTGCAGAAGGCAAAAGAGTTAGGTGCTATGGATTGTATTGAATGCGGTAACTGCTCATTTATTTGTCCATCAAAAATCCCTCTGTTAGATAATATTCGTGCTGCTAAAGCTGCAATAAAAGAACAGGAAGCGGGGTAG
- a CDS encoding RnfABCDGE type electron transport complex subunit D, producing the protein MAQTMDLKKNLKVGPSPHVRSKRTSAWIMGQVMIALIPPMIAATFFFGLQVLLMVAVGIGSAVLSEYAYQKIRYQQVKINDLSAGVTGMLIGLSLPVTAPLWTVVLGSVFAIVIVKQLNGGIGKNYFNPAVAARVMLKAFFSPWITNWVLPSAWGVDAVAGATPLEFIGNRAQTVSEQVPELWELFLGINLGGNVGETSKLAILIGMLYLIFRRVIHPKIPILYILTTVVIMGFWSAFNFDFMMTHALTGTLFFAATYMATDYSSGSLTPAGKTVFAIGCGVLTAFFRIVFNYPGGVGFAILIMNFLAPFIDGKLMPRIYGHKTRPATKYDRQGELNR; encoded by the coding sequence ATGGCGCAGACAATGGACCTTAAAAAGAATCTTAAAGTAGGACCTTCACCACATGTTCGTTCTAAACGCACATCAGCGTGGATAATGGGACAAGTGATGATTGCCCTTATACCTCCTATGATTGCTGCTACTTTCTTCTTTGGACTACAAGTTCTTTTAATGGTAGCTGTTGGTATTGGGTCGGCAGTGTTAAGTGAATATGCCTATCAAAAAATTCGTTATCAGCAAGTCAAAATTAATGATTTGAGTGCTGGCGTTACGGGTATGCTGATAGGATTGAGTTTGCCCGTGACAGCCCCCCTTTGGACGGTTGTGTTGGGGTCAGTATTTGCCATCGTGATTGTAAAGCAACTCAACGGCGGAATTGGTAAAAATTACTTTAATCCAGCTGTTGCAGCTCGAGTTATGCTGAAAGCTTTTTTCTCACCATGGATAACAAACTGGGTTTTACCAAGTGCTTGGGGAGTAGATGCTGTCGCTGGTGCTACCCCACTCGAATTTATTGGGAATCGTGCTCAGACTGTTTCAGAACAGGTACCTGAACTATGGGAGCTGTTTTTGGGCATTAACCTTGGAGGGAACGTTGGTGAAACATCTAAATTAGCTATACTAATTGGTATGCTGTACTTAATTTTTAGAAGAGTTATTCATCCAAAAATTCCGATATTATATATATTGACCACTGTAGTAATTATGGGATTCTGGAGTGCGTTTAATTTCGACTTTATGATGACACATGCACTCACTGGAACGCTTTTTTTCGCAGCGACTTATATGGCTACAGATTATAGCTCAGGTTCACTGACGCCAGCAGGGAAAACTGTTTTTGCGATTGGATGCGGGGTGCTAACAGCTTTCTTCAGAATCGTCTTCAATTATCCTGGTGGAGTAGGGTTTGCCATTTTAATTATGAACTTCCTCGCTCCTTTTATCGACGGCAAATTAATGCCTAGAATCTATGGACACAAAACACGTCCAGCAACGAAATATGACCGTCAAGGTGAGTTAAATAGATAA
- the gor gene encoding glutathione-disulfide reductase: MTKTNNKNHYDYLVIGGGSGGIASANRAGMHGAKVGLIEANDLGGTCVNLGCVPKKIMWHVSEMMEELDLYAEDYGVELSQTPKLNFKKMAENRRSFIERLHGAYKSGLDSNGVELIRGYAKFVDQYSVEVNEEIYTADHILIATGGRPKRPNIPGSEFGIISDDVFDLTELPERVAVVGGGYIGVEMSGIFHGFKADTHLFIRKPMPLHGFDSIITEGFIELAETEGKNVHTNKTVKEVKENEDGSYIMYFEDGSTHETDLILWATGRTPNTENLNLEVTNVHLYPNGYIETDQYQNTTADNIYAVGDVTGRVELTPVAIAAGRRLSERLFNGKKDSYLDYTLVPTVFFTHPPIGTVGMTEEQAKDEYGEENIKVYTSRFTSMHSSITRNRQKSYMKLVCLGENEKIVGLHGIGRGMDELLQGFAVAIKMGATKTDFDDTVAIHPTAAEEFVTMR; the protein is encoded by the coding sequence ATGACAAAGACAAACAACAAAAATCATTATGATTATTTAGTAATCGGCGGTGGTAGTGGAGGCATTGCTTCTGCTAACCGCGCCGGTATGCATGGTGCAAAAGTAGGTTTGATTGAAGCAAATGATCTCGGTGGAACTTGTGTGAATTTAGGCTGTGTACCTAAGAAAATTATGTGGCATGTCTCTGAAATGATGGAAGAACTGGACTTATATGCTGAGGATTATGGCGTAGAATTAAGTCAAACACCTAAACTGAATTTCAAAAAGATGGCTGAAAATAGAAGAAGCTTTATCGAAAGACTACATGGTGCCTATAAAAGTGGCTTGGATAGTAATGGAGTAGAATTGATCAGAGGGTATGCTAAATTTGTGGATCAATATAGCGTTGAAGTAAATGAGGAAATTTATACGGCAGATCATATTTTAATTGCAACAGGTGGCAGACCAAAACGTCCTAATATACCTGGTAGTGAATTTGGTATCATTTCAGATGATGTATTTGATTTAACTGAATTACCAGAGAGAGTAGCTGTTGTTGGTGGTGGTTATATCGGAGTCGAGATGAGTGGTATATTCCATGGGTTTAAAGCCGATACACACTTATTTATCCGTAAACCTATGCCACTGCATGGATTTGATTCTATTATCACTGAAGGGTTTATTGAACTTGCTGAAACGGAAGGTAAAAACGTTCATACAAATAAAACAGTCAAAGAAGTAAAAGAGAATGAAGATGGATCTTATATTATGTACTTTGAAGATGGATCAACACATGAAACTGATCTGATACTATGGGCTACGGGTAGAACACCGAACACAGAAAATCTAAATCTAGAGGTTACGAACGTACATCTTTACCCTAATGGCTATATAGAAACAGATCAGTATCAAAATACAACAGCAGATAACATCTATGCAGTAGGAGACGTTACCGGTAGAGTTGAGTTGACACCTGTTGCAATCGCAGCTGGAAGACGACTTTCTGAAAGACTGTTCAATGGAAAAAAAGATTCATACTTGGATTATACTTTGGTTCCTACAGTATTTTTCACACATCCTCCAATCGGTACAGTAGGTATGACTGAAGAACAAGCAAAAGATGAGTATGGAGAAGAGAACATAAAAGTGTATACTTCCAGATTTACCTCTATGCATAGTTCAATTACCCGAAACAGACAAAAATCTTATATGAAATTGGTTTGTTTAGGAGAAAACGAAAAAATCGTTGGTCTTCATGGTATTGGACGAGGAATGGATGAATTGCTACAAGGATTTGCAGTAGCGATCAAGATGGGTGCAACAAAAACAGATTTTGATGATACTGTGGCGATACATCCAACAGCAGCGGAAGAATTTGTTACGATGAGATAA